One region of Natronobacterium texcoconense genomic DNA includes:
- a CDS encoding 30S ribosomal protein S4 codes for MPLGTDTKQYETPNHPYQGERIATEHSLSDRYGLKNKEELWRAQSQLRSYRREARELLGQAQGDEVVARRSEEFLGRLKRVGILDEADELGDVLGLEVEDVLERRLQTVVYRKGFANTPEQARQFITHGHIVVGGQRHQVPSYVVDVDEENLVEFDENSPLADELHPERAEGQ; via the coding sequence ATGCCACTCGGAACCGACACCAAACAGTACGAGACGCCGAATCACCCCTACCAGGGTGAACGCATCGCCACCGAACACTCCCTGAGTGACCGCTACGGCCTCAAGAACAAAGAGGAGCTCTGGCGTGCCCAGTCTCAGCTTCGTTCCTACCGGCGCGAGGCACGGGAACTGCTCGGCCAGGCCCAGGGCGACGAAGTCGTCGCCCGCCGCTCCGAGGAGTTCCTCGGACGACTCAAGCGCGTCGGCATCCTCGACGAAGCCGACGAACTCGGCGACGTCCTCGGCCTCGAGGTCGAAGACGTCCTCGAACGCCGACTCCAGACGGTCGTTTACCGCAAGGGATTCGCGAACACGCCCGAGCAGGCTCGCCAGTTCATCACGCACGGTCACATCGTGGTCGGTGGCCAGCGCCACCAGGTGCCATCCTACGTCGTCGACGTCGACGAGGAGAACCTCGTCGAGTTCGACGAGAACAGCCCGCTCGCGGACGAGCTTCACCCGGAACGCGCGGAGGGTCAGTAA
- a CDS encoding 30S ribosomal protein S13 — MSAEEPQEQEEDEDLQYFVRIGQTDLDGTKSVERSLSEMNGVGRRTARIIADEAGVDRTATFGRLDDDVIDEVVELVENYADEVPDWLNNRQSDFYTGETTHEIGNDLQLTRQHDINRMKMIDSYRGVRHKRGQKVRGQRTKSTGRTEGTIGVNVEEIREEAAEEGDDEGEGE; from the coding sequence ATGAGCGCAGAAGAACCCCAAGAACAAGAGGAGGACGAAGACCTTCAGTACTTCGTCCGTATCGGTCAAACCGACCTCGACGGGACGAAGTCGGTCGAGCGCTCGCTGTCGGAGATGAACGGAGTCGGTCGACGGACCGCCCGAATCATCGCCGACGAAGCGGGCGTCGATCGAACGGCGACGTTCGGTCGACTCGACGACGACGTCATCGACGAGGTCGTCGAACTCGTAGAGAACTACGCCGACGAAGTTCCTGACTGGCTCAACAACCGCCAGTCGGACTTCTACACCGGCGAAACGACCCACGAGATCGGCAACGATCTCCAGCTGACTCGTCAGCACGACATCAACCGGATGAAGATGATCGACTCCTACAGGGGCGTGCGTCACAAGCGCGGCCAGAAGGTTCGCGGTCAGCGAACCAAGTCCACCGGTCGTACGGAGGGCACCATCGGAGTCAACGTCGAAGAGATCCGCGAAGAGGCTGCCGAAGAAGGCGACGACGAAGGGGAGGGTGAATAA